The sequence GCAAAACTCAAGCGAGAGAGTCTCATATCAGCACCTCGCAAGTCAGCGTGAGTGAGAAAAGCCTGTTTGAGGTCAGCACCTACTAAATAAGCCCGACTTAAGTTAGCATTAGTCAAATCGGCACGAACAAGTTTGGCACCCGACAGGTTAGCTCCTTGCAAATCAGCATCTGCAAGATAAGCATTACGCAAATCCGCATCCCTAAGATCCATCCGACCCAGAGGCGCACCGCTGAGGTCGCACCCCCGGCATTCTCTTGTTTGTAGCAAAATTCTTAAGTGTTGGGGATTGTAGGCGATCGCTGGAGCAGCTATACAGAACAAAGTCGATAAGACAATAGAACTTAGAAGGTGAAGTTTCATATTTCTGCCCTAGCAAAAGGCGTTAATGTTACATCTAGTCTGCAAGACTCGTCATCCTCAAACTGAGTTTCCGTTCTGGAAAACTTACTCAAACTTACTCACAGACCTCGAAAGCCTGATTGATAGAGAGTTTGACGTTTCCTTCCTGCTTCATCGAATCCTTGATGGCAGTGCCATTAAGTTGGTGTGACCCT is a genomic window of Aerosakkonema funiforme FACHB-1375 containing:
- a CDS encoding pentapeptide repeat-containing protein: MKLHLLSSIVLSTLFCIAAPAIAYNPQHLRILLQTRECRGCDLSGAPLGRMDLRDADLRNAYLADADLQGANLSGAKLVRADLTNANLSRAYLVGADLKQAFLTHADLRGADMRLSRLSFAALGHADLSNADLSGAELTGTTLREANLIGVDLTRAILKKTTMPDGRIRDSEDFRR